A window of Kineococcus sp. NBC_00420 genomic DNA:
GTCGCGATGTTCGGCTCGACGGTCCTGGTGCCGGCGCTGACGGGTTTCCCCGTCGCCACCACGTTGTTCTTCTCCGCGATCGGCACGGCCCTCTTCCTGCTGATCACCCGCAACCGCCTCCCCAGCTACCTCGGGTCCTCGTTCGCGTTCATCGCACCGATCCTCGGCAGCTCCCAGGGGTCGGCGACCGGCGGGATCCTCGTCACCGGGCTGCTGCTGGCCGTCGTCGGGGTCGTCGTCCACGTCGCGGGGTCCGGCTGGATCGACGTCGTGATGCCGCCCGTCGTGACCGGCACCATCGTCGCGCTCATCGGGCTGAACCTGGCACCCGCGGCGTGGGGGACCACCGAGACCTCGGGGTTCCGGGCCGACCCGTTCACCGCGATCGTCACGCTCCTGGTGATCGCGCTCACCAGCGTGCTGTTCCGGGGTCTGCTGGGGCGCCTGGCGATCCTCGTCGGCGTCGTCGTCGGCTACCTCGTCGCCGCGGCCCGCGGGCTGGTCTCCTGGGACGCGGTGCACGCGGCCGGCTGGGTCGGGTTGCCGACGTTCACCGCCCCGCGCGTCGACGCCTCCGACCTCGCGCTGTTCCTGCCGGTGGTGTTCGTGCTGGTCGCCGAGAACGTCGGGCACCTGAAGTCCGTCGCGGCGATGACCGGGCGTGACCTGGACCCCCTCGCCGGGCGGGCGCTGCTCGCCGACGGTCTCGCCACCACCCTGGCCGGCCTCGGCGGCGGGTCCGGGACGACGACCTACGCCGAGAACATCGGCGTGATGGCCGCGTCCAAGGTCTACTCGACCGCGGCCTACTGGGTGGCCGCCGCGGCCGCGCTGGTGCTGTCGTTCTCGCCGAAGTTCGGCGCCCTCGTCGGGTCCATCCCGCCCGGCGTCCTCGGCGGGGCGGCGACGCTGCTGTACGGGATGATCGGCGTCCTCGGCGCCCGGATCTGGGTGCAGAACAAGGTCGACTTCTCCGACCCGGTGAACCTCACGACCGCCGCCGTCGCGCTGATCGTCGGGATCGCGAACTACACGCTCACCACCAGCGGCGGGCTCTCCTTCCAGGGCATCGCGCTGGGCACGGTCGCCGCGATCGGGATCTACCACCTGATGCGGGCGGTCGCGCGGGTGCGCGGCACCGCGCAGACCGATTGATCAGCCCTGCGGCTGGCCGCTGACGTAGAGCACGAGGTCGCCGTCCTGCAGGGCGGCGACCTCGTGGAAGAGGACGGTCCGACCGCCGCGCAGCACGGCGAGGACGGGGACGCCGAGGGCGTCCGGGGCCAGGCCCACCTCGGCCGCGGTCACCGGACGCTGGTGCAGGTCCAGGCCGGTGCCGAAGGAGACGAGGTCCTCGACGACCTCGACGGCGGCGGGGCTGTCCGCCGCGAGCCCGAGCAGGCGACCCGTCGTCTCCGAGGTCACCACGACGGAGTTCGCGCCCGACTGCCGCAGCAGGTCGGCGTGCTCGACCTCGCGGGCCGTCGCGACGACCGTGGCCCGCGGGTTGCACCGGCGCAGCGCGAGCGTCGCCAGGATGGCGGTGTCGTCGCGGTCGACGGCGACGACGACGGTGCGGGCGCGGTCGGCGAGCGCCGTCACCAGCGTCTCCGAACGGGTCACGTCGCCGGTGACGCTGAGGTAGCCGTCGCGGCCGGCGTCGGCCGTGGCGGTGGGGCTGCGGTCGACGACGAGGACGCGGTCGGCCGGCAGGCCCTTCAACCGCAGCTCGCGGACGGCGTTGCGCCCCTTCGTTCCGTAGCCCAGGACGATGACGTGGTCGCGCATGCGGGCCCTCCACCGCGCGAGGCGGATCTCCTTGCGGGAGCGCTCGGTGAGCGCCTGGATCGTGGTGCCGACGAGGATGACGACGAACAGGATGCGGACCGGGGTCACGAACAGCGCGTTGACCAGCCGGGCGCTGTCGCTCACCGGGACGATGTCGCCGTAGCCGGTCGTGGAGAGCGTGACGGTCGTGTAGTACAGCGCGTCCAGGGACGAGAGCGACCCGTCGACGCCGTCGCGGTAGCCGCCGCGTTCGAGGTAGACGACCACCCAGCAGACCACGACGAGCAGCAGGGCCAGCCCCAGGCGCAGCGCGATGGCGCGCAACGGCGACACCGGGCGCCCGGCGGGCAGGCGCAGGCGCGCTGATCGTTCGGTCACGACCTGAGTCTGCTGGATCACGGGGGCTCCGCCACCTCCGGGGGCAGACACGCAACGTCACCCCCTGTCAGGATGTCGGTCGGGGCGATCGAGGGGGAGCACGTGAGCGGGTATCAGCAGGGCCCGTCGGAGGACGGCAGTTCGTGGCAGGACCCGCACGCGCAGCAGCCCTGGCAACCGGCGCCGCCGCCGAACGCCGGGATGCAGCCCTACCAACAGCCCTACCCCCAGCCGTACCCCCAGCCGTACCCACCGCAGAACCGGGTCGTCGTCGTGCCGGTCAAGACGCCCGGGTTGGCGGTGCTCTTCTCGTTCCTCTGGCTCGGCGCGGGGAACTGCTACGCCGGGCAGGTCGGGCTGGGGGTGGCGCTGATCATCGCCCAGGTGGTCTGCGCGCCGCTCTCGGCGATCCTCGCCTCGGTCACCCTGGGGTTCTCGTTGCTCATCACGGTGCCGATCTGGATCGTGGCCTTCGTGGTGTCGGCGATCACCGGGTACAGCGCCTGCAAGGAGCACAACCGGAGCCTGGGGTTCCCCCACTACTAGGCCTGCGTCACCCCGAACGGGAAGGGCCCGTCCGGTGATCCGGACGGGCCCTTCGTCGTGCGGGGTCAGGTGGTGAGTTCCCGCGCGATGAGCTCGGCGATCTGCGCGGTGTTCAGCGCGGCGCCCTTGCGGAGGTTGTCGCCGCAGACGAAGAGGTCGAGGGTGTTCGGGAAGTCCAGCGCCTGCCGGATGCGGCCGACGACGGTCGGGTCGCCGCCCACGGTGTTGGCCGGGGTCGGGAAGATCCCGTTCGCGAGGTCGTCCTGCACCTCGACGCTCGGGGCGGCTTCGAGCTTCGCGGTCGCCTCGGCCACCGACACGGGCCGCGCGAACGTCGCGTGCACCGCGAGGGAGTGCGTGGTCTGCACCGGCACCCGGACGCAGGTCGCGGAGACCTTCAGGTCGGGGATCCCGAGGATCTTGCGGGACTCGTTGCGGACCTTGAGCTCCTCGCTCGTCCAGCCGCCGTCCTTGAGCGAGCCCGCGACGGGGATCACGTTGAGGGCGAGGTGGGTCGGGAACGGGGAGTCGTCACCGAGCTTGGTGGAGATCGCCGCGGCGGTGTCGCCGGCCGTGGAGCCGAGGGTGCGCTCGCCCGCGACGAC
This region includes:
- a CDS encoding potassium channel family protein, which translates into the protein MTERSARLRLPAGRPVSPLRAIALRLGLALLLVVVCWVVVYLERGGYRDGVDGSLSSLDALYYTTVTLSTTGYGDIVPVSDSARLVNALFVTPVRILFVVILVGTTIQALTERSRKEIRLARWRARMRDHVIVLGYGTKGRNAVRELRLKGLPADRVLVVDRSPTATADAGRDGYLSVTGDVTRSETLVTALADRARTVVVAVDRDDTAILATLALRRCNPRATVVATAREVEHADLLRQSGANSVVVTSETTGRLLGLAADSPAAVEVVEDLVSFGTGLDLHQRPVTAAEVGLAPDALGVPVLAVLRGGRTVLFHEVAALQDGDLVLYVSGQPQG
- a CDS encoding aspartate-semialdehyde dehydrogenase: MTSNGSRKPTLAVVGATGAVGTVMLGILSERPDVWGEIRLVASARSAGKVLRVRGEDVVVRELTPEVFDGVDVAMFDVPDEVSAVWAPIAAERGAVAVDNSGAFRMDDEVPLVVPEVNGAAARNRHKGIIANPNCTTLTMMDALGALHEEWQLTELVVASYQAASGAGQPGVDRLYDELEVVAGERTLGSTAGDTAAAISTKLGDDSPFPTHLALNVIPVAGSLKDGGWTSEELKVRNESRKILGIPDLKVSATCVRVPVQTTHSLAVHATFARPVSVAEATAKLEAAPSVEVQDDLANGIFPTPANTVGGDPTVVGRIRQALDFPNTLDLFVCGDNLRKGAALNTAQIAELIARELTT
- a CDS encoding uracil-xanthine permease family protein translates to MANGSGRPGWQLHGDGRSVRPGAVVAPEERLAWPRTIGIGLQHVVAMFGSTVLVPALTGFPVATTLFFSAIGTALFLLITRNRLPSYLGSSFAFIAPILGSSQGSATGGILVTGLLLAVVGVVVHVAGSGWIDVVMPPVVTGTIVALIGLNLAPAAWGTTETSGFRADPFTAIVTLLVIALTSVLFRGLLGRLAILVGVVVGYLVAAARGLVSWDAVHAAGWVGLPTFTAPRVDASDLALFLPVVFVLVAENVGHLKSVAAMTGRDLDPLAGRALLADGLATTLAGLGGGSGTTTYAENIGVMAASKVYSTAAYWVAAAAALVLSFSPKFGALVGSIPPGVLGGAATLLYGMIGVLGARIWVQNKVDFSDPVNLTTAAVALIVGIANYTLTTSGGLSFQGIALGTVAAIGIYHLMRAVARVRGTAQTD